The nucleotide window TTCTCCACGATGCGGGCGGCCAGCTCGGCGGCGTTGGGCGTGAAATGAATGTCGGCAATGAGGGGCACCGTGCAGCCCCGCTTACGCAGCTCCTTCTTGATTTCCAGCAGGTTCTGGGCTTCTTTCACGCTGGGAGCCGTGATGCGCACGTACTCGCAGCCGGCTTCCACCATGCGCAGAGTCTGCTCTACCGAACCCAAGGTGTCCATCGTGTCGACGGTAGTCATGCTCTGCACCCGAATCGGGTTGAGGCCACCCATGGGCAGGTCCCCGATTTTCACCTCGCGCGACAAGCGGCGCTGGTACTGAGTCAGGCTGGGGCAGTAAATCTTGGAAGTGGAGGCAGTGGTCATGCTGGGAAACTGGATAGGCGTAGCCAAAACTACGGAGAGTCGCGTAAAGTTGCGGAAGGCAAAGGTACGCAAGCTTACGCGCCGGGACACGTTGGCACTTACGCGGGATAAAGCCGAGTTTGTCCGGTACCAGCCCGGCGCGGGTGGCGGCCCTGGGCGGCCGGGCAGCAACTTTCGGCCGGCTCAACTGTCTTTCTCTTAAACCCTGCTGCATCCATGAAGTACCTCTCAACTCTGCTCCTGGCCGCGGGCCTGCTGTGGGCGGCTCCGGGCCGGGCCCAACAGGTTTCGGTTATCAAATTCGCGGACCTGCAAAAGCGCCTGAGCCAGCAGAACGACACGACCTACGTGGTCAATTTCTGGGCTACCTGGTGCGCACCCTGCGTCAAGGAGCTGCCGCTGTTTGAGCAGCTCAATACCACCCAGGCCGGCAAAAAGGTGAAAGTGCTACTCGTGAGCCTGGACTACGCCTCCCAACTCGACAAGAAGGTAAAGCCCTTCGTGCTAAAGCGCAACCTAAAGTCGGAGGTGGTGCTGCTGAATGAGCCGGACCCAAATTCCTACCTGGAAAAGGTAGACCCCAAGTGGTCGGGTGCTATTCCGTTTACCGTTATCTGGAACGGAAAGAAAAACAAGCGGGCCACCTTTGAGCGGGAATTCACCCAGCCCGAGCTGACGGCTGAAATCAATAAGTTTCTGTTGTAAAACCCTTCACCTCCATCCCAATCTCCATGAAAAAGCTCCTCTCCTTCTTTCCCGCGCTGCTGACGCTGGTGCTGCTCACGGGCTTCGTGGCCGACCCGGCCGGCTACCAGGTTGGTGACAAAGTCGCCGATTTCAAGCTCAAAAACGTGGATGGCAAAACGGTGTCCTTGGCCGACAATAAGACCGCCAAGGGCTACATCGTGGTATTCACCTGCAACACCTGCCCCTACGCCAAGGCCTACGAAAGCCGCATCATCGAGCTGCACCAGAAGTACGCGTCCAAGGGCTACCCGGTGGTGGCCATCAACCCCAACGACGAGGCCTCTGTGCCCGGCGACTCCTTTGCCGAAATGAAGGCCCGGGCCGCCAGCAAAAAGTATCCTTTCCCCTATCTGCAGGACGCCACCCAGCAGGTAGCCCGCACCTACGGCGCCACCCGTACGCCCCACCTCTACGTGGTTACCCGCCAGGGCTCCGATTTCGTGGTGAGCTACATCGGCGCCATCGACGACAACTCGGAAGACGCCAAGCTGGTCAAAACCAAGTATGTGGAGCAAGCCATGACCGACATTCTGGCCGGCAAGCCCGCCGCCACCAGCTCCACCAAAGCCATCGGCTGCACCATCAAGTGGAAGAAGGCATAGTTGCTTGAAAGTGCGAATTTCATAATCCTGGTGTCATTGCGAGCAGCGCGAAGCAATCTGTCCTCTGCGAAGCACGACCCGACCTTTACCCAGAAAGCCCTTTACTACCGCAATAGTAAAGGGCTTTTCACTTAAGGTAACTCCGCACATTTAAGAGGACGGATTGCTTCGTTCCTCGCAATGACACAAGTACTAACCTATCAACTCGTTATAAGCACAATTTTGCCGATATGCTCACTGCTTTCCATCAACTCGTGGGCGGCGGCGGCTTCGGCCAGGGAAAAGGTTCGGTAGATGACGGGCTTGAACTTGCCCGCCGCCAGCAGCGGCCACACGCGCCGCTCGACTTCAGCAGCCAGGGCCGCTTTGAAGTCGGCCGAGCGGGGGCGCAGGGTGCTGCCGGTGATGGTAAGCCGGCGGCGCATGACTTCCAGGGCGTTGAAAGCAGCCTGGGGCCCGCGCATGGCGTTGATGAACACCAGCCGGCCGTCATCCTTGAGCAGGTTCAGGTTTTTGGCCGTGTAGTCGCCGCCAATCATATCCAAGACCACGTCGACGCCAGTTTCCCGCAGCTCGGCTTCAAAGTCTGCCTCCTTGTAGTTGATGCCGCGCCGGGCGCCCAGCTCCTCGCAGGCTCTACACTTGTCGGCGCTGCCGGCCGTGGCAAAAACCGTAGAACCCAGGGCGGCGGCCAACTGAATGGCGGTGATGCCGATGCCGCTGCTACCGCCGTGCACCAGCAGGGTTTCGCCGGGCTGCAGGGTGCCGCGCTGGAATACGTTGTGCCAGACGGTAAACACGGTTTCGGGCAGGGACGCGGCTTGCGGGAGCGTCCAGCCGGCGGGCACGGGCAGGCAGTGGCGGGCGTCGACTACGGCGTATTCGGCGTAAGCGCCGGCCGTGAGCAGGGCACACACCGCGTCGCCGGGCTGCCAGCGCGTCACGGCGGCTCCGCAGGCCTCTACGGTGCCGGCCAGCTCCAGGCCGGGCACCAAGTTCGTCACGTCGCCTGAGCCGCCGTACTTGCCCTGGCGCAGCAGCACATCAGGCCGGTTGACGCCCGCAGCGGCCACCCGAATCAGGACCTCGTGGGCAGCTGGGGTGGGCCGTTCTTTTTCCTGGAGCTGTAACACGGCCGGGCCGCCGGGCTGGGTAATAACAATAGCTTTCATCGAAAGAATCAGGATTCAGAGGCTTTAAAGTAGATACGGAACGTGGAGCCCACGCCCACCTG belongs to Hymenobacter cellulosilyticus and includes:
- a CDS encoding thioredoxin family protein produces the protein MKKLLSFFPALLTLVLLTGFVADPAGYQVGDKVADFKLKNVDGKTVSLADNKTAKGYIVVFTCNTCPYAKAYESRIIELHQKYASKGYPVVAINPNDEASVPGDSFAEMKARAASKKYPFPYLQDATQQVARTYGATRTPHLYVVTRQGSDFVVSYIGAIDDNSEDAKLVKTKYVEQAMTDILAGKPAATSSTKAIGCTIKWKKA
- a CDS encoding NAD(P)H-quinone oxidoreductase, coding for MKAIVITQPGGPAVLQLQEKERPTPAAHEVLIRVAAAGVNRPDVLLRQGKYGGSGDVTNLVPGLELAGTVEACGAAVTRWQPGDAVCALLTAGAYAEYAVVDARHCLPVPAGWTLPQAASLPETVFTVWHNVFQRGTLQPGETLLVHGGSSGIGITAIQLAAALGSTVFATAGSADKCRACEELGARRGINYKEADFEAELRETGVDVVLDMIGGDYTAKNLNLLKDDGRLVFINAMRGPQAAFNALEVMRRRLTITGSTLRPRSADFKAALAAEVERRVWPLLAAGKFKPVIYRTFSLAEAAAAHELMESSEHIGKIVLITS
- a CDS encoding TlpA family protein disulfide reductase, with amino-acid sequence MKYLSTLLLAAGLLWAAPGRAQQVSVIKFADLQKRLSQQNDTTYVVNFWATWCAPCVKELPLFEQLNTTQAGKKVKVLLVSLDYASQLDKKVKPFVLKRNLKSEVVLLNEPDPNSYLEKVDPKWSGAIPFTVIWNGKKNKRATFEREFTQPELTAEINKFLL